The Arachis hypogaea cultivar Tifrunner chromosome 14, arahy.Tifrunner.gnm2.J5K5, whole genome shotgun sequence genome has a segment encoding these proteins:
- the LOC112743613 gene encoding RNA polymerase II C-terminal domain phosphatase-like 2 isoform X2 yields MSRLGFRTEVYNADMRLGELDVVSVPTFPNFRFPNDEIRIRHMSPKSERCPPLSVLQTISAFAVRCKLESSLPVEQPHLTNLHASCFYELMTAVVLAGEEEIHLVAMPSKRKKFPCFWCYAVPKGLYNACLGMLNMRCLAIVFDLDETLIVANTMKSFEDRIDALRGWLLRETDPLKVQGMSAELKRCLEDRLLLKQYAENDSVMDNGRVYKVQMEEVPALSENHEKRIRPIVRLPEKNIVLTRINPEIRDTSVLVRLRPAWEDLRCYLTAKGRKRFEVYVCTMAERDYALEMWRLLDPEAHLIGSKQILDRVICVKAGSRKSLLNVFQDGMCHPKMAMVIDDRSKVWEDKDQPRVHVVPAFTPYYAPQAETASAVPVLCVARNVACNVRGCFFKEFDEILLQRIAEIFFEDDVVSLPHPPDVSNYLMSEDVPNGNSNGPINEGMNGAEVERRLSQPDDKLSVDVVTRPLVNNAEFRPETSQPTAGIISNIAGPGSSRTPILSQKPGLLGPPVRHDVNSLDRDHDMKRGLLTMRHGPDIRGQTSVETPLMSKPPPPLPSQPSPSLTQSHGGWLVDDDISSRPHTNSRPFASLKEPNAVKSDKHQAQQKPFSHSMVVSPPNALLLPASQLKAEEAFSMSDLQRQNALSKSQLSEEGISPNHASSNGKDIQSEAGKLNILPSVAIGVLQEIGRRCCSKVEFKSIVSTSKDLQFSVEVLFTGEKIGVGMGRTRKDAQQQAAENALRCLAEKYVAHMEPQCRAVDCEFDKLSLGHENGFLWDEVTPESSEQQRKDGLPKESASEASDAETKLSTLNATIVQIEKRSSSPRLPQSIPNKRLKE; encoded by the exons ATGAGCCGTTTAGGGTTCAGAACCGAGGTTTATAACGCGGACATGCGTTTGGGTGAACTCGACGTCGTTTCGGTTCCAACGTTCCCGAATTTCCGGTTCCCAAACGACGAGATTCGAATCCGCCACATGTCACCGAAGAGCGAGCGTTGCCCTCCGCTTTCGGTGCTCCAAACCATTTCCGCGTTCGCCGTTCGATGCAAGCTTGAGTCCTCACTCCCCGTGGAGCAGCCACACTTAACCAACCTTCATGCCAGTTGCTTCTATGAACTGATG ACTGCGGTGGTGCTGGCCGGAGAGGAGGAGATTCACCTGGTGGCGATGCCAAGTAAGAGGAAGAAGTTCCCGTGCTTCTGGTGCTATGCCGTGCCCAAAGGTTTGTACAATGCGTGTTTGGGGATGCTGAACATGAGGTGCCTCGCGATCGTGTTTGATTTGGATGAGACTCTTATAGTTGCCAACACGATGAAGTCGTTCGAGGACAGGATTGACGCCCTGCGTGGGTGGCTCTTGCGGGAGACAGATCCATTGAAGGTTCAGGGGATGTCTGCAGAGCTCAAGCGATGCCTTGAGGACCGCCTGCTGCTGAAGCAGTATGCGGAGAATGATTCTGTCATGGATAATGGGAGGGTTTACAAGGTGCAGATGGAGGAGGTGCCTGCCTTGTCTGAGAACCATGAGAAACGTATTCGCCCAATTGTGAGGTTGCCAGAAAAGAACATTGTCCTCACTCGCATCAACCCTGag ATTCGTGATACTAGTGTACTCGTGAGGTTGCGCCCTGCATGGGAAGATTTGAGATGCTATTTAACTGCAAAAGGACGCAAGAGGTTTGAAGTTTATGTTTGTACAATGGCTGAAAGGGATTATGCTTTGGAAATGTGGAGGCTTCTTGACCCAGAGGCACATCTTATAGGTTCAAAGCAAATTCTTGATCGTGTGATTTGTGTGAAAGCAG GCTCGCGAAAATCCTTACTAAATGTTTTTCAAGATGGTATGTGCCATCCTAAAATGGCAATGGTGATTGATGATCGATCGAAAGTTTGGGAAGACAAAGACCAGCCCAGGGTTCATGTGGTTCCTGCCTTTACTCCATATTATGCTCCCCAAGCCGAG ACTGCCAGTGCTGTTCCAGTCCTATGTGTAGCAAGAAATGTTGCATGTAATGTCAGAGGTTGCTTTTTTAA AGAGTTTGATGAGATTTTATTACAAAGAATCGCTGAAATCTTCTTTGAAGACGATGTTGTAAGTTTACCTCACCCCCCGGATGTGAGCAACTACCTGATGTCTGAG GATGTACCAAATGGTAATTCTAATGGCCCTATCAACGAAGGAATGAATGGTGCAGAAGTTGAGCGAAGGTTAAGCCAACCT GATGATAAGCTTTCTGTTGATGTAGTTACTCGACCTTTGGTTAACAATGCTGAATTCAGACCTGAAACTTCTCAACCAACTGCTGGTATTATTTCAAATATCGCTGGCCCTGGATCTTCACGAACCCCAATTCTGTCTCAGA aaCCTGGTTTGCTTGGACCTCCAGTCAGGCATGACGTCAACTCTCTTGATCGTGATCATGACATGAAAAGAGGACTATTAACGATGAGGCATGGTCCGGATATAAGAGGTCAAACTTCAGTTGAAACCCCGCTTATGTCAAAGCCGCCTCCGCCCCTACCCTCACAACCATCTCCATCTTTAACACAGTCACATGGAGGCTGGTTGGTAGATGATGATATAAGCAGCAGACCTCATACAAATAGCCGGCCTTTTGCATCTCTTAAGGAACCAAATGCAGTAAAATCTGACAAGCATCAGGCTCAACAGAAACCATTTTCCCATAGTATGGTAGTTTCACCGCCCAATGCTTTACTCTTGCCAGCATCACAACTTAAGGCTGAGGAG GCATTTTCCATGAGTGACTTGCAGAGGCAGAATGCACTGTCAAAGTCCCAGCTTTCAG AGGAGGGAATATCCCCAAATCATGCATCTTCTAATGGCAAAGATATTCAGAGTGAGGCTGGAAAATTAAACATTTTACCTTCTGTTGCTATCGGAGTGCTACAAGAAATAGGCAGGCGATGTTGCTCTAAG gTTGAATTTAAGTCTATTGTAAGCACCAGCAAAGACTTGCAGTTTTCAGTGGAG GTACTCTTCACTGGTGAGAAAATTGGTGTTGGTATGGGTAGGACAAGGAAGGATGCTCAACAACAAGCTGCTGAGAATGCTCTTCGCTGTTTGGCAG AGAAGTATGTAGCACATATGGAGCCTCAATGTAGAGCTGTTGATTGCGAATTTGACAAGCTTTCTCTTGGACATGAAAATGGTTTCTTGTGGGATGAGGTTACTCCGGAGTCTAGTGAACAGCAAAGAAAAGATGGCTTACCCAAAGAAAGTGCTTCTGAG GCCTCAGATGCTGAGACAAAGCTCTCTACACTTAATGCTACTATTGTGCAAATAGAAAAGCGTTCCAGTTCCCCCAG GTTGCCCCAGTCTATTCCCAATAAACGGTTGAAGGAATGA
- the LOC112743613 gene encoding RNA polymerase II C-terminal domain phosphatase-like 2 isoform X1 produces the protein MSRLGFRTEVYNADMRLGELDVVSVPTFPNFRFPNDEIRIRHMSPKSERCPPLSVLQTISAFAVRCKLESSLPVEQPHLTNLHASCFYELMTAVVLAGEEEIHLVAMPSKRKKFPCFWCYAVPKGLYNACLGMLNMRCLAIVFDLDETLIVANTMKSFEDRIDALRGWLLRETDPLKVQGMSAELKRCLEDRLLLKQYAENDSVMDNGRVYKVQMEEVPALSENHEKRIRPIVRLPEKNIVLTRINPEIRDTSVLVRLRPAWEDLRCYLTAKGRKRFEVYVCTMAERDYALEMWRLLDPEAHLIGSKQILDRVICVKAGSRKSLLNVFQDGMCHPKMAMVIDDRSKVWEDKDQPRVHVVPAFTPYYAPQAETASAVPVLCVARNVACNVRGCFFKEFDEILLQRIAEIFFEDDVVSLPHPPDVSNYLMSEDVPNGNSNGPINEGMNGAEVERRLSQPDDKLSVDVVTRPLVNNAEFRPETSQPTAGIISNIAGPGSSRTPILSQKPGLLGPPVRHDVNSLDRDHDMKRGLLTMRHGPDIRGQTSVETPLMSKPPPPLPSQPSPSLTQSHGGWLVDDDISSRPHTNSRPFASLKEPNAVKSDKHQAQQKPFSHSMVVSPPNALLLPASQLKAEEAFSMSDLQRQNALSKSQLSAEEGISPNHASSNGKDIQSEAGKLNILPSVAIGVLQEIGRRCCSKVEFKSIVSTSKDLQFSVEVLFTGEKIGVGMGRTRKDAQQQAAENALRCLAEKYVAHMEPQCRAVDCEFDKLSLGHENGFLWDEVTPESSEQQRKDGLPKESASEASDAETKLSTLNATIVQIEKRSSSPRLPQSIPNKRLKE, from the exons ATGAGCCGTTTAGGGTTCAGAACCGAGGTTTATAACGCGGACATGCGTTTGGGTGAACTCGACGTCGTTTCGGTTCCAACGTTCCCGAATTTCCGGTTCCCAAACGACGAGATTCGAATCCGCCACATGTCACCGAAGAGCGAGCGTTGCCCTCCGCTTTCGGTGCTCCAAACCATTTCCGCGTTCGCCGTTCGATGCAAGCTTGAGTCCTCACTCCCCGTGGAGCAGCCACACTTAACCAACCTTCATGCCAGTTGCTTCTATGAACTGATG ACTGCGGTGGTGCTGGCCGGAGAGGAGGAGATTCACCTGGTGGCGATGCCAAGTAAGAGGAAGAAGTTCCCGTGCTTCTGGTGCTATGCCGTGCCCAAAGGTTTGTACAATGCGTGTTTGGGGATGCTGAACATGAGGTGCCTCGCGATCGTGTTTGATTTGGATGAGACTCTTATAGTTGCCAACACGATGAAGTCGTTCGAGGACAGGATTGACGCCCTGCGTGGGTGGCTCTTGCGGGAGACAGATCCATTGAAGGTTCAGGGGATGTCTGCAGAGCTCAAGCGATGCCTTGAGGACCGCCTGCTGCTGAAGCAGTATGCGGAGAATGATTCTGTCATGGATAATGGGAGGGTTTACAAGGTGCAGATGGAGGAGGTGCCTGCCTTGTCTGAGAACCATGAGAAACGTATTCGCCCAATTGTGAGGTTGCCAGAAAAGAACATTGTCCTCACTCGCATCAACCCTGag ATTCGTGATACTAGTGTACTCGTGAGGTTGCGCCCTGCATGGGAAGATTTGAGATGCTATTTAACTGCAAAAGGACGCAAGAGGTTTGAAGTTTATGTTTGTACAATGGCTGAAAGGGATTATGCTTTGGAAATGTGGAGGCTTCTTGACCCAGAGGCACATCTTATAGGTTCAAAGCAAATTCTTGATCGTGTGATTTGTGTGAAAGCAG GCTCGCGAAAATCCTTACTAAATGTTTTTCAAGATGGTATGTGCCATCCTAAAATGGCAATGGTGATTGATGATCGATCGAAAGTTTGGGAAGACAAAGACCAGCCCAGGGTTCATGTGGTTCCTGCCTTTACTCCATATTATGCTCCCCAAGCCGAG ACTGCCAGTGCTGTTCCAGTCCTATGTGTAGCAAGAAATGTTGCATGTAATGTCAGAGGTTGCTTTTTTAA AGAGTTTGATGAGATTTTATTACAAAGAATCGCTGAAATCTTCTTTGAAGACGATGTTGTAAGTTTACCTCACCCCCCGGATGTGAGCAACTACCTGATGTCTGAG GATGTACCAAATGGTAATTCTAATGGCCCTATCAACGAAGGAATGAATGGTGCAGAAGTTGAGCGAAGGTTAAGCCAACCT GATGATAAGCTTTCTGTTGATGTAGTTACTCGACCTTTGGTTAACAATGCTGAATTCAGACCTGAAACTTCTCAACCAACTGCTGGTATTATTTCAAATATCGCTGGCCCTGGATCTTCACGAACCCCAATTCTGTCTCAGA aaCCTGGTTTGCTTGGACCTCCAGTCAGGCATGACGTCAACTCTCTTGATCGTGATCATGACATGAAAAGAGGACTATTAACGATGAGGCATGGTCCGGATATAAGAGGTCAAACTTCAGTTGAAACCCCGCTTATGTCAAAGCCGCCTCCGCCCCTACCCTCACAACCATCTCCATCTTTAACACAGTCACATGGAGGCTGGTTGGTAGATGATGATATAAGCAGCAGACCTCATACAAATAGCCGGCCTTTTGCATCTCTTAAGGAACCAAATGCAGTAAAATCTGACAAGCATCAGGCTCAACAGAAACCATTTTCCCATAGTATGGTAGTTTCACCGCCCAATGCTTTACTCTTGCCAGCATCACAACTTAAGGCTGAGGAG GCATTTTCCATGAGTGACTTGCAGAGGCAGAATGCACTGTCAAAGTCCCAGCTTTCAG CAGAGGAGGGAATATCCCCAAATCATGCATCTTCTAATGGCAAAGATATTCAGAGTGAGGCTGGAAAATTAAACATTTTACCTTCTGTTGCTATCGGAGTGCTACAAGAAATAGGCAGGCGATGTTGCTCTAAG gTTGAATTTAAGTCTATTGTAAGCACCAGCAAAGACTTGCAGTTTTCAGTGGAG GTACTCTTCACTGGTGAGAAAATTGGTGTTGGTATGGGTAGGACAAGGAAGGATGCTCAACAACAAGCTGCTGAGAATGCTCTTCGCTGTTTGGCAG AGAAGTATGTAGCACATATGGAGCCTCAATGTAGAGCTGTTGATTGCGAATTTGACAAGCTTTCTCTTGGACATGAAAATGGTTTCTTGTGGGATGAGGTTACTCCGGAGTCTAGTGAACAGCAAAGAAAAGATGGCTTACCCAAAGAAAGTGCTTCTGAG GCCTCAGATGCTGAGACAAAGCTCTCTACACTTAATGCTACTATTGTGCAAATAGAAAAGCGTTCCAGTTCCCCCAG GTTGCCCCAGTCTATTCCCAATAAACGGTTGAAGGAATGA